The Lepisosteus oculatus isolate fLepOcu1 chromosome 4, fLepOcu1.hap2, whole genome shotgun sequence genome window below encodes:
- the ttll3 gene encoding tubulin monoglycylase TTLL3 isoform X1 — translation MESVESREAGGEAEAGGSEDSPAEADHGSKARPQGAEPQQDRPSRGPPRRRTQPPATSRAEPTHSHSPPVEGKVRRSLVMNPERLKNAKALVDRAVKMRKVFSVQGPYPVVRAALRARGWVERRFPRAAPQGAARRHGDEEMEDDDGDNSDDNDDASPEDGEKEDDPEGIYDLMSWLVRNETPYFYWTTRRDAIDCHSLRKEQMTNHYAKAGSFTTKVGLCVNLRSLQWFASADPDTFFPRCYRLGAQDEKHAFTEDFRLTACSSLLQCVVERSRGQRGAECGEGTPRHPPAQEQRRAGRLRPPSSISTLMIDMALQVCQDFLDSLDHSDIDIAMEMPPSVTEQQWEEFIHGYYQVVHEGAAIEGSDQYADRCVTVLERLREVNPQLDIDGIHNIWIVKPGAKSRGRGIVCMKRLEEILKLVDSDPTLIKDSKWVVQKYLERPLLIHDTKFDLRQWFLVTDWNPLTIWFYKECYLRFSTQPYSVDNLDSSVHLCNNSIQKHLLPSARRHPDIPLDNMWSGEQFRAFLRARGRAGQWAAVVEPGMKWAVIHALQTTQDLVESRRSSFELYGADFMLGPDLRPWLIEINASPTMAASTPVTSRLCAAVQEDTIRVVIDRRADKTCDPGGFELIYKQAAVEVPPYVGVNLLVEGAPLRRPRPPAQRNPACTGPRPASPPCGDQSGQGVPGGPNPAQGRIPQPLTAGKQPGPGDARARRRLVGKENQRGSPDGDKSKARVGPAGERGRPGPAVLRQYTFTAPRAPALSPAERPAAPRTPRRIGLKFTSFDALELQAVKQPRVVARSLDPAPWRRASYCVRHGRQQAPPPAGLPTLRPPVLPLEVISLQPGPGLLPSPSLRAHRAQPAAHRGPRTLDPAGLRKQIMAASGLVGSAGGAG, via the exons ATGGAGTCTGTAGAGTCGAGAGAGGCAGGGGGGGAGGCCGAGGCTGGAGGCAGTGAGGACAGCCCAGCTGAGGCTGACCATG GCTCAAAGGCCAGGCCGCAGGGCGCAGAGCCACAGCAAGACCGCCCGAGCCGAGGCCCGCCCCGGCGCCGCACACAGCCCCCCGCGACATCCCGGgccgagcccacacactcccaCT CGCCACCTGTTGAGGGCAAGGTGAGGCGCAGTTTGGTCATGAACCCCGAGAGACTGAAGAACGCCAAGGCGCTGGTGGACAGGGCGGTCAAG ATGAGGAAGGTGTTCTCCGTGCAGGGACCGTACCCAGTGGTCCGCGCTGCCCTGCGTGCTCGCGGTTGGGTGGAGCGCCGGTTCCCTCGAGCAGCGCCGCAGGGGGCTGCACGTCGGCATGGCGACGAGGAGATGGAGGATGATGATGGTGACAACAGCGATGACAACGACG ACGCCAGTCCAGAGGACGGAGAGAAGGAGGATGACCCGGAAGGGATCTATGACCTCATG TCCTGGCTGGTGCGGAACGAGACGCCCTATTTCTACTGGACGACGCGGAGGGACGCCATCGACTGCCACTCCCTGCGCAAGGAGCAGATGACCAATCACTACGCGAAGGCGGGCTCGTTCACCACCAAG GTGGGGCTGTGTGTGAACCTCCGGAGCCTGCAGTGGTTTGCTTCTGCTGATCCCGACACGTTCTTCCCGCGCTGCTACAGGCTGGGGGCACAGGACGAGAAGCACGCTTTCACAG AGGACTTCCGGCTGACGGCCTGCTCCAGCTTGCTTCAGTGTGTGGTGGAGCGCAGTCGGGGCCAGCGTGGGGCGGAGTGTGGCGAGGGGACCCCGAGACACCCCCCTGCTCAGG AGCAGAGGAGGGCAGGTAGGCTCCGACCCCCCTCATCCATCAGCACCCTGATGATTGACATGGccctgcaggtgtgccaggacTTCTTGGACAGCCTGGATCACAGTGACATCGACATCGCTATGGAGATGCCTCCGTCCGTCACCGAGCAACAGTGGGAGGAGTTCATTCACGGCTACTACCAGGTTGTGCA TGAAGGGGCAGCGATTGAGGGGAGTGACCAGTATGCTGACCGCTGTGTGACTGTGCTGGAGAGGCTCAGAGAGGTCAACCCACAGCTGGACATCGATGGAATCCACAACATCTGGATTGTGAAGCCAGGAGCCAAGTCTCGTGGGAGAG GTATAGTGTGCATGAAGcggctggaggagatcctgaAGCTGGTGGACAGCGACCCGACCCTCATCAAGGACAGCAAGTGGGTGGTGCAGAAGTACTtggagcgccccctgctgatcCACGACACCAAGTTCGACCTGCGCCAGTGGTTCCTGGTCACTGACTGGAACCCCCTGACGATCTGGTTCTACAAGGAGTGCTACCTGCGCTTCTCCACCCAGCCCTACTCCGTGGACAACCTGGACAG ctCCGTCCACCTCTGCAACAACTCCATCCAGAAGCACCTGCTGCCCTCCGCGCGGCGGCACCCCGACATCCCCCTGGACAACATGTGGTCGGGCGAGCAGTTCCGCGCGTTCCTGCGGGCGCGGGGGCGGGCGGGGCAGTGGGCGGCGGTGGTGGAGCCGGGGATGAAGTGGGCAGTGATCCACGCGCTGCAGACGACGCAGGACCTGGTGGAGTCGCGGCGCAGCAGCTTCGAGCTGTACGGGGCCGACTTCATGCTGGGCCCCGACCTGCGGCCCTGGCTGATCGAGATCAACGCCAGCCCCACCATGGCAGCCTCCACGCCCGTCACCAGCCGGCTCTGCGCCGCCGTGCAGGAGGACACCATCCGCGTCGTCATCGACCGCCGCGCCGACAAGACCTGCGACCCCGGCGGCTTCGAGCTCATCTACAAGCAG GCGGCAGTGGAGGTGCCCCCGTATGTGGGGGTCAACCTGCTGGTGGAGGGGGCTCCCCTCAGACGGCCTCGGCCCCCTGCCCAGAGAAACCCCGCCTGCACCGGCCCGCGTCCTGCCTCGCCCCCCTGTGGGGACCAGTCGGGCCAGGGGGTGCCTGGGGGCCCCAACCCAGCTCAGGGGAGAATCCCACAGCCCCTGACCGCGGGCAAGCAGCCGGGCCCCGGCGACGCCCGGGCGCGGAGGAGGCTCGTTGGCAAGGAGAACCAGCGCGGCAGCCCGGACGGAGACAAGAGCAAGGCCCGAGTGGGCCCGGCGGGCGAGCGTGGCAGACCGGGCCCCGCGGTGCTGAGGCAGTACACCTTCACCGCGCCCCGAGCGCCCGCCCTGTCCCCCGCAGAGCGCCCCGCGGCGCCCCGCACTCCGCGGCGCATCGGGCTCAAGTTCACCAGCTTCGACGCTCTGGAGCTGCAGGCCGTGAAGCAGCCGCGCGTGGTGGCGCGCTCCCTCGACCCCGCGCCCTGGCGCAGGGCCTCCTACTGCGTCCGCCACGGCCGCCAGCAGGCCCCGCCCCCCGCCGGCCTGCCCACCCTGCGGCCCCCCGTCCTGCCCCTCGAGGTCATCAGCCTGCAGCCGGGACCCGGCCTCCTGCCCTCCCCCAGCCTGCGGGCCCACAGAGCCCAGCCCGCCGCTCACCGGGGCCCCAGGACGCTCGACCCGGCAGGCCTCAGGAAGCAGATCATGGCGGCATCTGGCTTGGTGGGGTCAGCGGGTGGAGCCGGCTGA
- the ttll3 gene encoding tubulin monoglycylase TTLL3 isoform X2, giving the protein MESVESREAGGEAEAGGSEDSPAEADHAPPVEGKVRRSLVMNPERLKNAKALVDRAVKMRKVFSVQGPYPVVRAALRARGWVERRFPRAAPQGAARRHGDEEMEDDDGDNSDDNDDASPEDGEKEDDPEGIYDLMSWLVRNETPYFYWTTRRDAIDCHSLRKEQMTNHYAKAGSFTTKVGLCVNLRSLQWFASADPDTFFPRCYRLGAQDEKHAFTEDFRLTACSSLLQCVVERSRGQRGAECGEGTPRHPPAQEQRRAGRLRPPSSISTLMIDMALQVCQDFLDSLDHSDIDIAMEMPPSVTEQQWEEFIHGYYQVVHEGAAIEGSDQYADRCVTVLERLREVNPQLDIDGIHNIWIVKPGAKSRGRGIVCMKRLEEILKLVDSDPTLIKDSKWVVQKYLERPLLIHDTKFDLRQWFLVTDWNPLTIWFYKECYLRFSTQPYSVDNLDSSVHLCNNSIQKHLLPSARRHPDIPLDNMWSGEQFRAFLRARGRAGQWAAVVEPGMKWAVIHALQTTQDLVESRRSSFELYGADFMLGPDLRPWLIEINASPTMAASTPVTSRLCAAVQEDTIRVVIDRRADKTCDPGGFELIYKQAAVEVPPYVGVNLLVEGAPLRRPRPPAQRNPACTGPRPASPPCGDQSGQGVPGGPNPAQGRIPQPLTAGKQPGPGDARARRRLVGKENQRGSPDGDKSKARVGPAGERGRPGPAVLRQYTFTAPRAPALSPAERPAAPRTPRRIGLKFTSFDALELQAVKQPRVVARSLDPAPWRRASYCVRHGRQQAPPPAGLPTLRPPVLPLEVISLQPGPGLLPSPSLRAHRAQPAAHRGPRTLDPAGLRKQIMAASGLVGSAGGAG; this is encoded by the exons ATGGAGTCTGTAGAGTCGAGAGAGGCAGGGGGGGAGGCCGAGGCTGGAGGCAGTGAGGACAGCCCAGCTGAGGCTGACCATG CGCCACCTGTTGAGGGCAAGGTGAGGCGCAGTTTGGTCATGAACCCCGAGAGACTGAAGAACGCCAAGGCGCTGGTGGACAGGGCGGTCAAG ATGAGGAAGGTGTTCTCCGTGCAGGGACCGTACCCAGTGGTCCGCGCTGCCCTGCGTGCTCGCGGTTGGGTGGAGCGCCGGTTCCCTCGAGCAGCGCCGCAGGGGGCTGCACGTCGGCATGGCGACGAGGAGATGGAGGATGATGATGGTGACAACAGCGATGACAACGACG ACGCCAGTCCAGAGGACGGAGAGAAGGAGGATGACCCGGAAGGGATCTATGACCTCATG TCCTGGCTGGTGCGGAACGAGACGCCCTATTTCTACTGGACGACGCGGAGGGACGCCATCGACTGCCACTCCCTGCGCAAGGAGCAGATGACCAATCACTACGCGAAGGCGGGCTCGTTCACCACCAAG GTGGGGCTGTGTGTGAACCTCCGGAGCCTGCAGTGGTTTGCTTCTGCTGATCCCGACACGTTCTTCCCGCGCTGCTACAGGCTGGGGGCACAGGACGAGAAGCACGCTTTCACAG AGGACTTCCGGCTGACGGCCTGCTCCAGCTTGCTTCAGTGTGTGGTGGAGCGCAGTCGGGGCCAGCGTGGGGCGGAGTGTGGCGAGGGGACCCCGAGACACCCCCCTGCTCAGG AGCAGAGGAGGGCAGGTAGGCTCCGACCCCCCTCATCCATCAGCACCCTGATGATTGACATGGccctgcaggtgtgccaggacTTCTTGGACAGCCTGGATCACAGTGACATCGACATCGCTATGGAGATGCCTCCGTCCGTCACCGAGCAACAGTGGGAGGAGTTCATTCACGGCTACTACCAGGTTGTGCA TGAAGGGGCAGCGATTGAGGGGAGTGACCAGTATGCTGACCGCTGTGTGACTGTGCTGGAGAGGCTCAGAGAGGTCAACCCACAGCTGGACATCGATGGAATCCACAACATCTGGATTGTGAAGCCAGGAGCCAAGTCTCGTGGGAGAG GTATAGTGTGCATGAAGcggctggaggagatcctgaAGCTGGTGGACAGCGACCCGACCCTCATCAAGGACAGCAAGTGGGTGGTGCAGAAGTACTtggagcgccccctgctgatcCACGACACCAAGTTCGACCTGCGCCAGTGGTTCCTGGTCACTGACTGGAACCCCCTGACGATCTGGTTCTACAAGGAGTGCTACCTGCGCTTCTCCACCCAGCCCTACTCCGTGGACAACCTGGACAG ctCCGTCCACCTCTGCAACAACTCCATCCAGAAGCACCTGCTGCCCTCCGCGCGGCGGCACCCCGACATCCCCCTGGACAACATGTGGTCGGGCGAGCAGTTCCGCGCGTTCCTGCGGGCGCGGGGGCGGGCGGGGCAGTGGGCGGCGGTGGTGGAGCCGGGGATGAAGTGGGCAGTGATCCACGCGCTGCAGACGACGCAGGACCTGGTGGAGTCGCGGCGCAGCAGCTTCGAGCTGTACGGGGCCGACTTCATGCTGGGCCCCGACCTGCGGCCCTGGCTGATCGAGATCAACGCCAGCCCCACCATGGCAGCCTCCACGCCCGTCACCAGCCGGCTCTGCGCCGCCGTGCAGGAGGACACCATCCGCGTCGTCATCGACCGCCGCGCCGACAAGACCTGCGACCCCGGCGGCTTCGAGCTCATCTACAAGCAG GCGGCAGTGGAGGTGCCCCCGTATGTGGGGGTCAACCTGCTGGTGGAGGGGGCTCCCCTCAGACGGCCTCGGCCCCCTGCCCAGAGAAACCCCGCCTGCACCGGCCCGCGTCCTGCCTCGCCCCCCTGTGGGGACCAGTCGGGCCAGGGGGTGCCTGGGGGCCCCAACCCAGCTCAGGGGAGAATCCCACAGCCCCTGACCGCGGGCAAGCAGCCGGGCCCCGGCGACGCCCGGGCGCGGAGGAGGCTCGTTGGCAAGGAGAACCAGCGCGGCAGCCCGGACGGAGACAAGAGCAAGGCCCGAGTGGGCCCGGCGGGCGAGCGTGGCAGACCGGGCCCCGCGGTGCTGAGGCAGTACACCTTCACCGCGCCCCGAGCGCCCGCCCTGTCCCCCGCAGAGCGCCCCGCGGCGCCCCGCACTCCGCGGCGCATCGGGCTCAAGTTCACCAGCTTCGACGCTCTGGAGCTGCAGGCCGTGAAGCAGCCGCGCGTGGTGGCGCGCTCCCTCGACCCCGCGCCCTGGCGCAGGGCCTCCTACTGCGTCCGCCACGGCCGCCAGCAGGCCCCGCCCCCCGCCGGCCTGCCCACCCTGCGGCCCCCCGTCCTGCCCCTCGAGGTCATCAGCCTGCAGCCGGGACCCGGCCTCCTGCCCTCCCCCAGCCTGCGGGCCCACAGAGCCCAGCCCGCCGCTCACCGGGGCCCCAGGACGCTCGACCCGGCAGGCCTCAGGAAGCAGATCATGGCGGCATCTGGCTTGGTGGGGTCAGCGGGTGGAGCCGGCTGA